One Alligator mississippiensis isolate rAllMis1 chromosome 1, rAllMis1, whole genome shotgun sequence genomic window carries:
- the LOC132250718 gene encoding zinc finger protein 501-like produces the protein MQGRIYGAERCKEPLERGTASKPRQWGGPQRKAGAHCIHWGRAQPCAEVRKTLDCPSLLALHKVRQSGGKLHICFKCGKSFTRFSNLTRHQLIHTGEKPDQCSECGKSFHLSFYLTKHRLIHTEEKPHQCSECGKSFRQLSDLAQHRYIHTQEKPHRCSQCGKSFTRFSNLTQHQLIHRGEKPHQCLECGKRFNLSSTLTQHQRTHTGEKPHQCSECGKSFTRSSDLTKHCLIHTGEKPHQCSECGKRFKLSSYLTKHQRTHTGEKPHQCLECGKRFNLSSTLTQHQCTHTGEKPHQCSECGKSFTRSSDLTKHRLIHTGEKPHQCSECGKSFRQFFDLARHQLIHTGEKPHRCSECGKRFRQFSDLARHQLIHTGEKPHRCSECGKRFNLSSTLIKHKRTHTGEKPHQCLECGKRFTRSSYLTKHQLIHTGARPHCS, from the coding sequence ATGCAGGGAAGAATTTATGGAGCTGAGAGATGTAAAGAGCCACTGGAAAGAGGCACTGCATCCAAaccaaggcagtggggagggcctcAGAGGAAAGCAGGAGCTCACTGTATTCACTGGGGCAGAGCCCAACCCTGCGCTGAAGTCAGGAAAACCCTTGACTGCCCATCACTCCTGGCTCTTCACAAGGTAAGGCAAAGTGGGGGGAAGCTCCACATATGCttcaagtgtgggaagagcttcacccgattCTCCAACCTGACCCGACACCAACtcatccacaccggggagaagccagatcagtgctcagagtgtgggaagagcttccacCTGTCCTTCTACCTGACCAAACACCGCCTCATCCATACAGAGGAGAAGCCACaccagtgctcagagtgtgggaagagcttcagacAGCTCTCCGACCTGGCCCAGCACCGGTATATTCACACACaagagaagccacatcggtgctcacagtgtgggaagagcttcacacgATTCTCCAACCTGACCcaacaccagctcatccacagaggggagaagccacatcagtgcttagagtgtgggaagaggttcaaTCTGTCCTCCACCCTGACCCAACACCAGCGCacccacaccggggagaagccacatcagtgctcagagtgtgggaagagcttcacccgatcctCCGACCTGACCAAACACTgcctcatccacacaggggagaagccacatcagtgctcagagtgtgggaagaggttcaaGCTGTCCTCCTACCTGACCAAACACCAGCGcacccacacaggggagaagccacatcaatgcttagagtgtgggaagaggttcaaCCTGTCCTCCACCCTGACCCAACACCAGTGCacccacaccggggagaagccacatcagtgctcagagtgtgggaagagcttcacccgatcctCCGACCTGACCAAACACCgcctcatccacacaggggagaagccacatcagtgctccgagtgtgggaagagcttcagacAGTTCTttgacctggcccggcaccagcttatccacacaggggagaagccacatcggtgctcagagtgtgggaagaggttcagACAGTTCTCcgacctggcccggcaccagcttattcacacaggggagaagccacatcggtgctcagagtgtgggaagaggttcaaCCTGTCCTCCACCCTGATCAAACACAAGCGcacccacacaggggagaagccacatcagtgcttggagtgtgggaagagatttaCCCGATCCTCCTATCTGACCaaacaccagctcatccacacaggggcgAGGCCACATTGCTCATAG
- the LOC132250731 gene encoding BPTI/Kunitz domain-containing protein-like — translation MKWGSLLVLAGLLALWAGLQPASGQVSPGVCRLPPESGKCEAYMPMYYYDTATRRCKEFIYGGCGGNGNRFLTEAACLQACGRKPGGDLSWLGGDVLLYPVDLCRLPPETGPCKMNILRYYYNWVTRTCQQFTYGGCQGNANNFKTRLECENRCKVGGKGLSLAGPDAARGMAAPGRWPDVQGRVKLGQPPE, via the exons ATGAAGTGGGGCAGCCTCTTGGTGCTGGCGGGGCTCCTCGCCCTCTGGGCTGGTCTGCAGCCGGCGTCTGGGCAGGTCTCTCCAG gtgtCTGCAGGCTTCCCCCGGAGAGCGGCAAGTGTGAGGCCTACATGCCCATGTACTACTACGACACCGCCACACGCAGATGCAAGGAGTTCATctatgggggctgtgggggcaatGGGAACCGGTTCCTCACCGAAGCAGCCTGTCTCCAGGCCTGTGGGCGCAAGCCGGGAGGCGACTTGAGTTGGCTGGGCGGGGACGTCCTCCTCTACCCAGTGGACCTCTGCCGGCTGCCCCCAGAAACCGGCCCCTGCAAGATGAACATCCTGCGCTATTACTACAACTGGGTCACCAGGACCTGCCAACAGTTCACTTACGGCGGCTGCCAGGGCAATGCTAACAACTTTAAGACCCGCCTGGAGTGCGAGAACAGGTGCAAGGTGGGCGGGAAGGGGCTGAGCCTGGCAGGGCCGGACGCTGCGAGAGGCATGGCGGCACCGGGGCGATGGCCGGACGTGCAGGGAAGGGTGAAGCTGG ggcaGCCCCCAGAGTGA